The genomic stretch GCCGCGACAGCGCGCGTCCGGTGGGCGAGGCGCTGGAGGCGGTGCTGGCCAGCGGCGTGGCTTACGAATGCCGGACCACCTGGCATCCGGGGCTGTTCCCGCTGCCGGCGCTGTATGGCTTGGCGGAAGACCTGTTCGCGCGCGGCGTGCGTCACTGGGCGCTGCAGGAATGCCGCGAGGAAGGGCGCGGGCTGGTGGCGGAAGCCACGCTGGACCTGCAGCGGCTGGGTGCGGGGTTCGAGCGCTTCTGTTTCCGTCGCGGCTGAATCCCGCGTTCCCAGCAGCGCCGGGACGGGCTGGCGCGCGGGTAACATGGCGACATGGAGGAATCCCTGTCCGCCTGGATGCAGTCCAGGATCGAATACGTCGTGGTGGCGCTGCAGGTGCTGGCGATCCTGCTGGCGGCGTGGGCATTGCGCTGGCTGGTGCGGCGGCTGATCGCACGCCTGGCCGCGCGTTACGAGCTGCCGCCGATGGTGGTGATGGGCGCGCGTCGGGTGGCCACGTTCCTGATCGGGATGGCGGCGCTGCTGATGGTGCTGGAGCGCTTCGGCGTGTCCGCCGGGGTGCTGTGGGGCGCGTTCACCGGCTTCGCCGCGGTGGCGGCGGTGGCGTTCTTCGCCGCCTGGAGCGTGCTCACCAACATTTTCTGTTCGTTCCTGATTCTGGTGACCCGCCCGTTCCGCCTGTTCGACCACATCGAAGTGCTGGACAACGGCGAGAAGCCGGGCCTGGGCGGGCAAGTGATCGACATCAACCTGGTCTACGTGACCCTGCTGGAGCGCCATGCCGACGGTTTCGAAAGCCAGCTGCGGGTGCCCAACAGCCAGTTTTTCCAGCGTGCGGTGCGGCGCTGGAGCGGCGAGCCGCCGCCGCCGCGCGCGGCCGACGGCGGTGCGCGCCGCTGCGATGACAAACCCTAGGAACCCGACCATGCCCGCGATCTCGCGCCGCCGCCTGCTGGGTTCCGGCCTGGCGCTGTCGGTGCTGGGGCCATTGGGCCTGCGCGCCGCGCCCACCATCGACGCGGATGCGGACTGGATCCCTGCCGACGATTTCCTGCGCGAGCTGCCGCGGCAGATGCAGGCACTGGGCGTGCCGGGCATCGCCATCGCGGTGGTCGAGGACGGCGGGCTGGCATGGTCGCGCGGCTTCGGCCTGGCGCATGCCGGACGCGGCATGCCGGTGGGTGATGACACGGTGTGGGAGGCGGCCTCGCTGAGCAAGCCGATGTTCGCCTACGCGGTGCTGCAACTGGTGGACCGCGGCGTGCTGGCACTGGACGCGCCGCTGATGGGTTACGCCAGGCCGGCGTATCTGGGCAAATCGCCGTGGTTGGCGCAGATCACCGTGCGCGACGTGCTGCGCCATTCCACCGGCCTGCCGGACTGGCGCAAGGACCCGGCCAACGAGCCGCTCGAACCTGCGGTT from Thermomonas sp. XSG encodes the following:
- a CDS encoding mechanosensitive ion channel domain-containing protein, whose translation is MEESLSAWMQSRIEYVVVALQVLAILLAAWALRWLVRRLIARLAARYELPPMVVMGARRVATFLIGMAALLMVLERFGVSAGVLWGAFTGFAAVAAVAFFAAWSVLTNIFCSFLILVTRPFRLFDHIEVLDNGEKPGLGGQVIDINLVYVTLLERHADGFESQLRVPNSQFFQRAVRRWSGEPPPPRAADGGARRCDDKP